The following proteins are co-located in the Pseudomonas sp. ATCC 13867 genome:
- a CDS encoding REP-associated tyrosine transposase, with amino-acid sequence MGFHGKNLRNGRHSIEGQIYLVTTVTYQREPVFTHWNASCPVAQALHQLAQANLLAWVLMPDHLHCLVQLESGSLSDFMQQLKSLTAISLNRALKRTGKVWQSGFHDHALRRDEDLKAAARYLIANPLRAGLVKSLCDYPFWSAVWL; translated from the coding sequence ATGGGGTTTCATGGCAAAAATCTGCGCAATGGACGTCACTCGATCGAAGGGCAGATATACCTGGTGACAACCGTCACCTATCAGCGTGAACCGGTATTCACGCACTGGAACGCTTCCTGCCCAGTTGCTCAAGCACTGCACCAACTGGCCCAGGCCAATCTCCTCGCCTGGGTATTGATGCCGGACCATTTGCATTGCCTGGTCCAACTCGAGAGCGGTTCATTGAGTGACTTTATGCAACAACTGAAATCCCTCACTGCAATCTCACTGAACAGAGCGCTGAAACGCACAGGTAAAGTCTGGCAATCGGGCTTCCACGATCACGCCCTGCGCCGCGACGAAGACTTGAAAGCCGCAGCCCGTTACCTGATTGCCAATCCCTTGCGAGCGGGTCTGGTCAAATCCCTCTGCGACTACCCATTTTGGAGCGCCGTCTGGCTGTGA
- a CDS encoding phosphoethanolamine transferase CptA, whose product MSTTTSPSARKGVDWAGLGWLLLFFWYFSGVTQLLILLTGTTGFAGFRDAFFLSSLWLAPVLLLPRFTRGISAVIGLVLWGASLVGLSYFGIYRQEFSQSVIFVMFESNTAEAGEYFSQYFSLWLGLALLAYTVVAILLWRRIRPVSLPLSTRVPVAVLLVALNLVYPFYKQMVTQERSFAEALEKVQQRMEPAVPWQLVVGYAQYRQQLDNMQKLLEQNASLPPLRNLQDSSGEAPRTLVLVLGESTTREHMHLYGYPRETTPNLDALAAEGHNLTVFQNVVSPRPYTIEVMQQILTFGDEQNPDRFLTDPSLINLMKQAGYKTFWITNQQTMTKRNTMLTTFSQQTDAQFYLNNQRNQNASQYDGVVLEPFEKALQDPAQKKFIVIHLLGTHMDYRYRYPEQYAHFNDRQGVPSALSDDQVETYNFYDNAVLYNDFVVSSLIKRYAATDPNGFLLYLSDHGEDVYSSGNHDRLGRNEGAPTRPMYTIPFMLWTSSSWQAAHPRDLQAAAKRPYSSSHLIHTLSDLAGLSYDRFEPVKSLVSPQFAVAPRWIGDPYKKGGLHDFDKLPPTQAAPQQEIVKDLRSPATAQVPAATKPNEG is encoded by the coding sequence GTGTCTACCACTACTTCCCCTTCCGCCCGCAAAGGCGTCGACTGGGCCGGCCTGGGCTGGCTGCTGCTGTTCTTCTGGTACTTCTCCGGCGTCACCCAGCTGCTGATTCTGCTCACCGGAACCACCGGTTTCGCCGGCTTCCGCGACGCCTTCTTCCTCAGCAGCCTGTGGCTCGCTCCGGTCCTGCTGCTGCCGCGCTTCACCCGCGGGATTTCCGCCGTCATCGGTCTGGTGCTGTGGGGCGCCTCGCTGGTGGGCCTGAGCTACTTCGGCATCTACCGCCAGGAGTTCTCGCAGAGCGTCATCTTCGTCATGTTCGAGTCGAACACCGCCGAGGCGGGCGAGTATTTCAGCCAGTACTTCAGCCTCTGGCTGGGCCTGGCGCTGCTGGCCTACACGGTGGTCGCAATCCTGTTGTGGCGGCGCATCCGCCCGGTCAGCCTGCCGCTCTCTACCCGAGTGCCGGTGGCCGTGCTGCTGGTGGCGCTGAATCTGGTCTACCCCTTCTACAAGCAGATGGTCACCCAGGAGCGCAGCTTCGCCGAAGCGCTGGAGAAGGTGCAGCAGCGCATGGAGCCGGCCGTGCCTTGGCAACTGGTCGTGGGTTACGCCCAGTACCGCCAGCAACTGGACAACATGCAGAAGCTGCTGGAGCAGAACGCCTCCCTGCCGCCGCTGCGGAACCTCCAGGACAGCAGCGGCGAAGCGCCACGCACCCTGGTGCTGGTGCTGGGCGAATCCACCACCCGCGAGCACATGCACCTGTATGGCTACCCGCGCGAAACCACGCCGAACCTCGACGCGCTGGCCGCCGAAGGCCACAACCTGACGGTGTTCCAGAACGTTGTCTCGCCGCGTCCCTACACCATCGAGGTGATGCAGCAGATCCTCACCTTCGGCGACGAGCAGAACCCCGACAGGTTCCTCACCGATCCGTCGCTGATCAACCTGATGAAACAGGCGGGCTACAAGACCTTCTGGATCACCAACCAGCAGACGATGACCAAGCGCAACACCATGCTGACCACCTTCTCGCAGCAGACGGACGCGCAGTTCTACCTGAACAACCAGCGCAACCAGAACGCCAGCCAGTACGACGGCGTGGTGCTCGAGCCCTTCGAGAAGGCCCTGCAGGACCCGGCGCAGAAGAAGTTCATCGTCATCCACCTGCTCGGCACGCACATGGACTACCGCTACCGCTATCCGGAGCAGTACGCCCACTTCAACGACCGCCAGGGCGTACCCTCGGCGCTGTCGGATGACCAGGTGGAAACCTACAACTTCTACGACAACGCTGTGCTGTACAACGACTTCGTGGTCTCCAGCCTGATCAAGCGCTACGCCGCGACCGATCCGAACGGTTTCCTGCTGTACCTCTCCGACCACGGCGAGGATGTCTACAGCTCGGGCAACCATGACCGCCTGGGCCGCAACGAAGGCGCCCCGACCCGGCCGATGTACACCATCCCGTTCATGCTCTGGACCTCGTCCAGCTGGCAGGCGGCGCACCCGCGCGACCTGCAGGCGGCCGCCAAGCGTCCGTACAGCAGCTCGCACCTGATCCACACCCTGTCGGACCTCGCGGGCCTGAGCTACGACCGCTTCGAGCCGGTGAAGAGCCTGGTCAGCCCGCAATTCGCCGTGGCGCCGCGCTGGATCGGCGATCCGTACAAGAAGGGCGGCCTGCACGATTTCGACAAGCTGCCGCCGACCCAGGCCGCGCCGCAGCAGGAGATCGTCAAGGACCTCAGGTCACCGGCCACCGCGCAGGTGCCGGCTGCGACGAAGCCCAACGAGGGTTGA
- a CDS encoding succinylglutamate desuccinylase/aspartoacylase domain-containing protein, translating to MIEDVSFAVPGDSGAELRVRAWRIDGGRPGPKVHLQAGVHADEIAGMLVLHELLPRLRDAAERGALKGSVTVVPQANPFGIGQFRQGRILGRNHDATSRNFNRGFIASAAASGILDNLSLWQKRLAELAAPADIVLDLHTDDEALQYIYLHECFWPAAQDLAAALRAELAIIWEGDSDGAFEEVVIAPWLAEQRFAGRLVATVELRGQGDVSDALARQDADGLYRFLGARGVVTDAGPLPEWKGVATPIGFMETVFAPAAGVLVFERELGERIEAGERFARIIARPGDAGSEHILRAPQGGLLATRYRDRLIPQGAIAAKLTGSATSSTWSSGALDP from the coding sequence ATGATCGAGGACGTATCCTTTGCCGTACCCGGTGATTCCGGCGCCGAGCTGCGCGTGCGCGCCTGGCGTATCGACGGCGGCAGACCGGGGCCGAAGGTGCACCTGCAGGCAGGCGTGCACGCCGATGAAATCGCCGGGATGCTGGTGCTTCACGAACTGCTGCCACGCCTGCGCGATGCCGCCGAACGCGGTGCGCTCAAGGGCAGCGTGACGGTGGTGCCGCAGGCCAATCCCTTCGGCATCGGGCAGTTCCGCCAGGGACGGATTCTCGGTCGGAACCACGACGCGACCTCGCGCAATTTCAATCGTGGCTTCATCGCCTCGGCGGCCGCCAGCGGCATCCTGGATAACCTCTCGCTGTGGCAGAAGCGCCTGGCGGAACTGGCCGCGCCGGCGGACATCGTGCTCGACCTGCATACCGATGACGAGGCGCTGCAGTACATCTACCTGCACGAATGCTTCTGGCCTGCCGCGCAGGACCTCGCCGCCGCCTTGCGCGCGGAACTGGCGATCATCTGGGAGGGCGACAGCGATGGCGCCTTCGAGGAAGTGGTGATCGCCCCGTGGCTGGCGGAGCAGCGCTTCGCCGGACGCCTGGTGGCAACCGTCGAACTGCGCGGCCAGGGCGACGTCAGCGACGCGCTGGCGCGGCAGGATGCGGACGGGCTCTACCGCTTCCTCGGCGCCCGTGGCGTGGTCACCGATGCCGGGCCGTTGCCGGAGTGGAAGGGCGTTGCCACGCCCATCGGCTTCATGGAAACCGTGTTCGCCCCGGCTGCGGGCGTGCTGGTGTTCGAGCGCGAACTGGGCGAACGCATCGAGGCCGGTGAACGCTTCGCCCGCATCATCGCCCGTCCCGGCGATGCCGGTAGCGAGCACATCCTGCGCGCACCGCAGGGCGGGCTGCTCGCCACGCGCTATCGCGACCGGCTGATCCCGCAGGGCGCCATCGCCGCCAAGCTGACCGGCAGCGCGACTTCCAGCACCTGGAGTTCGGGCGCGCTCGACCCGTAA
- a CDS encoding type III PLP-dependent enzyme has translation MSIKVEDYFAPETFQRMKAFADKQETPFVVIDKQTIANAYDQLTDCFPFARIYYAVKANPATEITELLRDKGSNFDIASIYELDKVMKTGVGPERISYGNTIKKARDIRYFYEKGVRLFATDSEADLRNIAKAAPGSKVYVRILTEGSTSADWPLSRKFGCQTDMAMDLLVLARDLGLVPYGVSFHVGSQQRDIGVWDAAIAKVKVIFERLKEEDGIELKMINMGGGFPANYIAKTNSLETYAEEIIRFLKEDFGDELPEIILEPGRSLIANAGILVSEVVLVARKSRTAVERWVFTDVGKFSGLIETMDESIKFPIHVEKQGELEEVVIAGPTCDSADIMYEHYKYGLPLNLAAGDRLYWLSTGAYTTSYSAVEFNGFPPLKAFYL, from the coding sequence ATGTCCATCAAGGTCGAGGATTACTTCGCCCCGGAAACCTTCCAGCGCATGAAGGCGTTTGCCGACAAGCAGGAAACCCCCTTCGTCGTCATCGACAAGCAGACCATCGCCAACGCGTACGACCAGCTGACCGACTGCTTCCCGTTCGCCAGGATCTACTACGCGGTGAAGGCCAATCCGGCCACCGAGATCACCGAGCTGCTGCGCGACAAGGGTTCGAACTTCGACATCGCCTCGATCTACGAGCTGGACAAGGTGATGAAGACCGGCGTGGGTCCGGAGCGCATCAGCTACGGCAACACCATCAAGAAAGCCCGTGACATCCGCTACTTCTATGAGAAGGGCGTGCGCCTGTTCGCCACCGACTCCGAGGCCGACCTGCGCAACATCGCCAAGGCGGCGCCGGGCTCCAAGGTCTACGTGCGCATCCTCACCGAGGGTTCCACTTCCGCCGACTGGCCGCTGTCGCGCAAGTTCGGCTGCCAGACCGACATGGCCATGGACCTGCTGGTGCTGGCCCGCGACCTGGGCCTGGTGCCCTACGGCGTGTCCTTCCACGTCGGCTCGCAGCAGCGCGACATCGGCGTGTGGGACGCGGCCATCGCCAAGGTGAAGGTGATCTTCGAGCGCCTGAAGGAAGAAGACGGCATCGAACTGAAGATGATCAACATGGGCGGCGGCTTCCCGGCCAACTACATCGCCAAGACCAACAGCCTGGAAACCTACGCCGAAGAGATCATCCGCTTCCTCAAGGAAGACTTCGGTGACGAACTGCCGGAAATCATCCTCGAGCCGGGCCGTTCGCTGATCGCCAACGCCGGCATCCTGGTCAGCGAAGTGGTGCTGGTGGCGCGCAAGTCGCGCACTGCCGTGGAGCGCTGGGTGTTCACCGACGTGGGCAAGTTCTCCGGCCTGATCGAAACCATGGACGAGTCCATCAAGTTCCCGATCCACGTGGAGAAGCAGGGCGAGCTGGAAGAAGTGGTGATCGCCGGCCCGACCTGCGACAGCGCCGATATCATGTACGAGCACTACAAGTACGGCCTGCCGCTGAACCTGGCCGCCGGCGACCGCCTGTACTGGCTGTCCACCGGTGCCTACACCACCAGCTACAGCGCGGTGGAGTTCAACGGCTTCCCGCCGCTGAAGGCGTTCTACCTGTAG
- a CDS encoding peptide chain release factor 3, with protein sequence MTLQAAEVAKRRTFAIISHPDAGKTTITEKLLLMGKAIAVAGTVKSRKSDRHATSDWMEMEKQRGISITTSVMQFPYREHMINLLDTPGHEDFSEDTYRTLTAVDSALMVLDGGKGVEPRTIALMEVCRLRDTPIVSFINKLDRDIRDPVELLDEIEAVLKIKAAPITWPIGCYKDFKGVYHLAEDKIIVYVPGHGHERIETQVIDKLDSDEARAHLGDLYDNFLEELELVQGACHAFDKDAFLKGEMTPVFFGTALGNFGVDQVLDCIVDWAPQPLERGAHERSVAPTEEKFTGFVFKIQANMDPKHRDRIAFMRICSGKYEKGMKMRHVRLGKDVKIADALTFFSSEREQLEEAFAGDIIGLHNHGTIQIGDTFTEGEALGFTGIPHFAPELFRRVRLKDPLKSKQLRQGLQELAEEGATQVFFPERNNDIILGAVGVLQFDVVASRLKEEYKVECAYEQINVWSARWIECKDEKKLKEFKDKAFENLSVDGGGHLTYLAPTRVNLSLMEERWPDITFRATREHH encoded by the coding sequence ATGACCCTCCAGGCCGCCGAAGTCGCCAAACGCCGCACGTTCGCGATCATCTCCCACCCCGACGCCGGTAAGACCACCATTACCGAAAAGCTGCTGCTGATGGGCAAGGCGATCGCCGTCGCTGGTACCGTGAAGTCGCGCAAGTCCGACCGCCACGCCACCTCCGACTGGATGGAGATGGAGAAGCAGCGCGGCATCTCCATCACCACCTCGGTGATGCAGTTCCCCTACCGCGAGCACATGATCAACCTGCTCGACACCCCCGGCCACGAAGACTTCTCCGAAGACACCTACCGCACCCTGACCGCGGTGGACTCGGCGCTGATGGTCCTCGACGGCGGCAAGGGTGTAGAGCCGCGCACCATCGCCCTGATGGAAGTCTGCCGCCTGCGCGATACGCCCATCGTCAGCTTCATCAACAAACTCGACCGCGACATCCGCGACCCCGTCGAGTTGCTCGACGAGATCGAAGCGGTACTGAAGATCAAGGCCGCGCCGATCACCTGGCCGATCGGCTGCTACAAGGACTTCAAGGGTGTCTACCACCTCGCCGAAGACAAGATCATCGTCTACGTGCCGGGCCACGGCCACGAGCGCATCGAGACCCAGGTCATCGACAAGCTCGACTCCGACGAAGCGCGCGCGCACCTGGGCGACCTCTACGACAACTTCCTCGAAGAGCTGGAACTGGTGCAGGGCGCCTGCCACGCGTTCGACAAGGACGCCTTCCTCAAGGGCGAGATGACCCCGGTGTTCTTCGGTACCGCGCTGGGCAACTTCGGTGTCGACCAGGTGCTCGACTGCATCGTCGACTGGGCCCCGCAACCGCTGGAGCGTGGCGCCCACGAGCGCAGCGTGGCGCCGACCGAGGAGAAGTTCACGGGCTTCGTGTTCAAGATCCAGGCGAACATGGACCCCAAGCACCGCGACCGCATCGCCTTCATGCGCATCTGCTCGGGCAAGTACGAGAAGGGCATGAAGATGCGCCACGTGCGCCTGGGCAAGGACGTGAAGATCGCCGACGCACTGACCTTCTTCTCCAGCGAGCGTGAGCAGCTGGAGGAGGCCTTCGCCGGCGACATCATCGGCCTGCACAACCACGGCACCATCCAGATCGGCGACACCTTCACCGAAGGCGAGGCGCTGGGCTTCACCGGCATCCCGCACTTCGCCCCGGAACTGTTCCGCCGCGTGCGCCTGAAGGACCCGCTCAAATCCAAGCAGTTGCGCCAGGGCCTGCAGGAACTGGCCGAGGAAGGTGCGACCCAGGTGTTCTTCCCCGAGCGCAACAACGACATCATCCTCGGCGCCGTCGGCGTGCTGCAGTTCGACGTCGTCGCCAGCCGCCTGAAGGAGGAATACAAGGTCGAGTGCGCCTACGAGCAGATCAACGTCTGGTCGGCGCGCTGGATCGAGTGCAAGGACGAGAAGAAGCTCAAGGAGTTCAAGGACAAGGCCTTCGAGAACCTGTCCGTCGACGGCGGCGGCCACCTCACCTACCTGGCCCCGACCCGCGTCAACCTGAGCCTGATGGAAGAGCGCTGGCCGGACATCACCTTCCGCGCCACCCGCGAACACCACTGA